Genomic DNA from Bifidobacterium sp. ESL0769:
CTTTGAAAACGATGACATCGCCACGTTTGAGCTTGTTCATCGGCCGCGCGAGACGGTTGGTGACCAGGCGATCGCCGATTTGGATGGTGTCTTCCATGGAGCCGGAAGGAATCTCATAAACGCCGATGATAAATACCCGCAGCAGCACCAAGACCAGCACGAACACCGCAAACGGCACCACAAAGCTCAAGAGATCGTGGAATGTATAGCTCTCAGATTCCGGGTCAGCATGTTCCGGATTGGCGTAAAGATTGCGCGGCTTGGGCTCTTGGCTTACCCCGTAATCCGCGACCGCGATGATATGCGAATCCGTCTCGCGCCGCTTATCATCACGCGTATCGTCTCCCGCCATCCGGGCCTCCCGCCATATTCATATCCCTGCCGCCCCAAACGGCAATCCAACGATAACTGAAAACCATCATAGTATGCAGCACCGTACAGAGATGTCATGCATTACGACATATGCGACCGAATCACTGAATAAAGCAAAACGGCGGCCGGAATTGAATCCCGACTGCCGTATAGCACATAGCGTTTAGGCTTGCATTCACGCCTTGGCGCTGTTGTCCTGACGCTCGGTGATACGAGCGGCCTTGCCACGCAGGGCACGCAGGTAGTAGAGCTTGGCGCGACGAACGCGGCCGTGACGCAGTACCTTGATGGAATCGATCGACGGGGAGTGCAGCGGGAAGCGGCGCTCAACGCCGCAACCGAAGCTGACCTTGCGGACGATGAACGTCTCGCGCAGGCCCGCGCCCGAACGCGCGATCACCACGCCGGTGAACGCCTGAAGACGGGAGTTGTTACCTTCCTGAATCTTGACGTTGACCTCGACGGTGTCGCCGGGACGGAACTCCGGGATAGAATCCGAGGACTTCATGTGCTTGGCATCAAATGCCTCAATAGCGTTAACCATTGTTTCACCTGTCGCTGCCGCATATCAGCGTACATGTCAGGGGCGGCGCCGCACTTTCGTGCCCAGCGGCTGATGGAGCCGAACGCGCCCACTATCGTATTCCGCCGAAACCCGGCGGAATGTTGCCGATTCGCCATAGCAGTTGCATCCGAACCAACAGAAGCAACCACAAGGCTGAACCCAGATGAAGAAGCGAACCCATGCGGCAGCCCGCCTCTTGGCATAACAAACTTTTATTTTAGCGAAATACGGCGACACTTGCGCAAACACCTGCACCACAAACCGAAACGATAAATATAATGGATATTTTCTCGAAACAAACCAATTTGACAAGCCGCGTCGAGGCCCTTATTTTAGGGGCGGTAATAATTTTCGTGCACGGCACACCGAGTCGAAGGAGGTGGGGATCATGGCTGACGATCTTCCTAGTAGTATCAACGATCTGCATCATTTGTGCAGCTGTGCGCAACCTCATCTCGACACGATGACTCGGCGCTGGATGTAAATCTCACCTTCTGTTTTTAGCCCGTCACGCTACGAGCGTAAGACAGCGTGAAACGATTCTTCCAACACGCAGATGATTCCGCTTTCGAGATTCCATTTCAATTCAATCAACGTATCTATAGCGCCGCAAACCCACGGATATCGCAGGATATAACGGCATCAAGGATTTACGATTCACAACTGAAAGTCTGCACCTGACCGCTTCAAACCGGAGTGGCAATTGCAGGAATCGTAAATTTCTGATGCTTGCTATGCTGCTGTCTGTCATTTGATTTTTAAAGCCACTCAGCTTCGACCCGAAATCCCGATAAACGCTGCAACCGCAACAAAACTTCCACTGGAAATTCGCGAGCGCCACGATACACCGTTCATGAGGAATCATCATGACCAACTTCTCCTTCAATTTCAACCGCGCCGCGCCTGCAACATCTGACGCGGGCCGCAACACCAGCTTCACCAAGCGCGTGGTCTCGGACTGTGTAGTGGCCGTCGGCATCCTCGCCATCTTCGGCCTGATCGCCTGGGTCCTACCCGCCATCAACGCGCCGGTAGGGCCGAAAGGCATCCCCTCCACCGTCTCTACCGACCCTCGCAACCTGCCCTACTACGCGCTGCGCTCCGTCTTCCGCATGGCCATCGCCCTGTTCTTCTCGCTGGTGTTCACCTTCGTCTACGGACTGGCGGCGGCCCGCTCGCGTCGGCTCGGCAAGGTGCTCATCCCGCTGCTCGACATCCTGCAGTCCGTGCCGATTCTGGGCTTCCTCTCAGCGACCGTGACCATCTGGCTCGCACTCTTCCCCGGCTCGATGATGGGCGTGGAGGCCGCGTCGATTTTCGCCATCTTCACCTCGCAGGCCTGGAACATGACCTTCTCCTTCTACCGTTCGCTTGAAAGCGAACCCAAGGAACTCGACGAGGCAGCACGCAATCTCCGGCTTTCGCACTGGCAGCGCTTCTGGGTGCTTGACGTACCCAATTCCATGATTCCGCTCTTGTGGAACATGATGATGAGTGTCGGCGGCGGCTGGTTCTTCCTGACCGCCTCCGAGATGATTTCGGTCAACAACCGCACCTACGCGCTGCCCGGCATCGGCAGCTACGTCGAGGCCGCGGCCAAAGAGGAAAATCCCGGCAAGATCGGCTGGGCCATTTTGACCATGGTCATCGTCGTGCTCGCCATCGATCTTCTCGTCTGGAAGCCGCTCACCGCGTGGGCCGAAAAGTTCCGCATCACGCAAAGCGAGTCGAGCGAACCCAAGCGTAGCGCCGTTCTGACGCTCATCCGTCAATCGCATATCGACGATTTCATCGCCCGCCTCTTCCGCCCAATTGGCGAATTTTTGAATTGGATCACCCGACCGCTCGGCCGCACCGGCTCGAAGTGGGGCACCAAGCCTAACCGTCGTCGCGCAGGTGACGTCGTATTCGGCGTCATCGTTGGCATCGCTGTCATCGCCGGGGCCGCGGAGCTGATCGTCACCATCATGAAAACGACAGGCTTGGGCGAGCTCGGACGAGCCTTCGGACTCGGTGGCATCACCTTCCTGCGCGTGGCACTGCTGACGGTGGTCTGCTCGGTAATCTGGGTGCCGCTCGGAGCCATCATCGGCATGAACCCGAAGATCTCACGCCTCGTCCAGCCGCTGGTACAGGTGTTGGCAAGCTTCCCCGCCAATTTCATCTTCCCGTTTGTGGTCATGGTCTTCGTCGCCTGCGGCATCGACATCAACTGGGGCTCGATCCTCCTGATGGCACTGGGCACGCAATGGTACATCCTCTTCAACGTCATCGCCGGCGCGTCCGCCATTCCCGACGACCTCGTAGAAATGACCAAGAACTTCCACATCACCGGATGGATGAAATGGAAAACGCTCATCCTCCCGGCGGTCTTCGGCTCGTGGGTCACCGGCGGCATCACCGCTGCGGGCGGCGCTTGGAACGCCTCCATCGTCTCGGAAATCGTCAGCTATGGCCGCCACACGCTCGTCGCCAAAGGTCTCGGTTCCTATATCGCCGAAGCCACCGCACATGCCGAGGGTATGAAGACCATCATCGGCGTGGCCGTCATGGCCATCTTCGTGGTCGCCGTCAACCGCCTCTTCTGGAACCCACTGCAGCGCCTCGCCGACCGCCGTTTCGTCGTCGGATGAAACCCATCATCATCTATCAATATCGAAATATCTCAATACCGAATTAAAGGAAGTCACGATGAACTTCAACAAGCTTTACAAGACCGTCGCCAGCGGTACGGAAACCGGAACCGCCGCTACAACCCGCACCCGTGGCCGTCACAATCCGAAATATGCCG
This window encodes:
- a CDS encoding ABC transporter permease subunit, whose amino-acid sequence is MTNFSFNFNRAAPATSDAGRNTSFTKRVVSDCVVAVGILAIFGLIAWVLPAINAPVGPKGIPSTVSTDPRNLPYYALRSVFRMAIALFFSLVFTFVYGLAAARSRRLGKVLIPLLDILQSVPILGFLSATVTIWLALFPGSMMGVEAASIFAIFTSQAWNMTFSFYRSLESEPKELDEAARNLRLSHWQRFWVLDVPNSMIPLLWNMMMSVGGGWFFLTASEMISVNNRTYALPGIGSYVEAAAKEENPGKIGWAILTMVIVVLAIDLLVWKPLTAWAEKFRITQSESSEPKRSAVLTLIRQSHIDDFIARLFRPIGEFLNWITRPLGRTGSKWGTKPNRRRAGDVVFGVIVGIAVIAGAAELIVTIMKTTGLGELGRAFGLGGITFLRVALLTVVCSVIWVPLGAIIGMNPKISRLVQPLVQVLASFPANFIFPFVVMVFVACGIDINWGSILLMALGTQWYILFNVIAGASAIPDDLVEMTKNFHITGWMKWKTLILPAVFGSWVTGGITAAGGAWNASIVSEIVSYGRHTLVAKGLGSYIAEATAHAEGMKTIIGVAVMAIFVVAVNRLFWNPLQRLADRRFVVG
- the rplS gene encoding 50S ribosomal protein L19 — translated: MVNAIEAFDAKHMKSSDSIPEFRPGDTVEVNVKIQEGNNSRLQAFTGVVIARSGAGLRETFIVRKVSFGCGVERRFPLHSPSIDSIKVLRHGRVRRAKLYYLRALRGKAARITERQDNSAKA